One Castanea sativa cultivar Marrone di Chiusa Pesio chromosome 4, ASM4071231v1 DNA window includes the following coding sequences:
- the LOC142632842 gene encoding metalloendoproteinase 5-MMP-like: MATNLSLLLSIILHLLVIQPIRGHSFKSLQHLEGSHKGQTVKGLHEIKRYLSAFGHLKLNHSIGLSSDHASVKDKDEFDEHLERAIKSFQKNFHLNVTGRLDSSTLDVMMTPRCGHESKYAFFPGKPKWNKKFLTYTFDSSVTPEVLDKLSFAMQTGFEEWHKHTQFTFARGQPSSTSDIVIGIGHIDGRGKVLANSLPPTSGKLSFDADENWSINDKPNADQIDMVSIATHEIGHIIGLQHSTHPDAVMYPFFYAGKTRRKLSQDDIDGVFALYGKP, from the coding sequence ATGGCTACaaatctctctcttcttttatcaattatacTTCACCTTCTCGTAATACAGCCTATTAGAGGACACTCTTTCAAGTCCCTCCAACATCTTGAGGGATCTCACAAGGGCCAAACAGTGAAAGGGCTGCATGAGATCAAACGCTATCTCAGTGCGTTCGGCCACTTAAAGTTAAACCACAGCATTGGTTTAAGCAGTGATCATGCTAGTGTAAAAGACAAGGATGAGTTCGATGAACATTTGGAACGTGCAATAAAATCTTTCCAAAAGAATTTTCATCTCAATGTTACGGGGAGGCTCGACTCTAGCACCCTCGATGTAATGATGACTCCACGGTGTGGACATGAGTCCAAATATGCATTTTTCCCTGGAAAGCCAAAATGGAATAAGAAATTTCTCACCTATACCTTTGATTCAAGTGTCACGCCTGAGGTACTGGATAAGTTAAGTTTTGCAATGCAAACGGGTTTCGAAGAATGGCACAAACATACACAATTTACATTTGCAAGGGGACAACCAAGTTCCACATCTGACATTGTAATAGGAATAGGGCACATAGACGGACGTGGTAAGGTTTTAGCGAATTCTCTTCCACCAACTTCGGGAAAATTAAGCTTTGATGCTGATGAGAACTGGAGCATTAATGATAAACCAAATGCTGATCAAATTGACATGGTATCGATAGCCACACATGAAATTGGACACATTATTGGACTTCAACATAGTACACATCCAGATGCTGTTAtgtacccttttttttatgctggaaagacaagaagaaaaTTGAGCCAAGATGATATTGATGGTGTGTTTGCTTTGTATGGCAAACCTTAA